From Streptomyces sp. 6-11-2, one genomic window encodes:
- a CDS encoding beta-ketoacyl-ACP synthase III has product MTAPTFPVGPSFGAPAGRAAVITGVGGYVPPTVVTNDDLVARLDTSDEWIRTRTGIASRHVVTPGTATSDLAVEAGRRALKSAQDSQVDAVVLATTTPDHPCPATAPAVAARLGLGGVPAFDVAAVCTGFLYALAAGAGFIACGLANRVLVVAADAFTTIIDPNDRSTAVIFADGAGAVVLRAGTADEPGALGSVVLGSDGELSDLIAVPAGGSRQRSSGVRPQPGDEFFQMAGRATYRHAVERMTAASLRSLADTGWRPEDVDRFAAHQANARILGAVAERLGIGRERQLSNIEHVGNTGGASIPLLLDQSAADGSLTAGDRLLLTAFGGGLAWGAATLTWPEL; this is encoded by the coding sequence TGACGGCGCCGACGTTCCCCGTCGGCCCATCCTTCGGCGCCCCCGCCGGGCGGGCGGCCGTGATCACCGGGGTCGGCGGCTACGTACCGCCGACGGTGGTCACCAACGACGATCTGGTGGCCCGGCTGGACACCTCCGACGAATGGATCCGCACCCGGACCGGCATCGCCTCACGGCATGTCGTCACCCCGGGCACCGCCACCTCCGACCTCGCCGTCGAGGCCGGTCGGCGGGCCCTGAAATCGGCGCAGGACTCGCAGGTCGACGCCGTGGTGCTGGCCACCACCACACCCGATCACCCCTGCCCGGCGACCGCCCCGGCAGTGGCCGCCCGACTGGGGCTGGGCGGGGTGCCGGCCTTCGACGTGGCGGCGGTGTGCACCGGCTTCCTGTACGCCCTGGCCGCCGGCGCCGGATTCATCGCCTGCGGCCTGGCCAACCGGGTGCTGGTCGTCGCCGCGGACGCGTTCACCACGATCATCGACCCGAACGACCGCAGCACGGCGGTGATCTTCGCCGACGGCGCCGGCGCCGTAGTGCTACGGGCCGGCACGGCGGACGAGCCGGGCGCCCTCGGCTCGGTGGTGCTTGGCAGTGACGGCGAGCTGAGCGACCTCATCGCCGTGCCGGCCGGCGGCTCGCGCCAACGCTCCTCCGGTGTCCGTCCCCAGCCGGGCGACGAGTTCTTCCAGATGGCGGGCCGGGCCACATACCGGCACGCGGTGGAGCGGATGACCGCGGCCTCGCTGCGCTCGCTCGCCGACACCGGCTGGCGGCCGGAGGACGTCGACCGGTTCGCCGCGCACCAGGCGAACGCCCGCATCCTCGGCGCGGTCGCCGAACGGCTCGGCATCGGGCGGGAGCGACAGCTTTCCAACATCGAGCACGTCGGCAACACCGGCGGTGCCTCGATCCCGCTGCTCCTGGACCAGAGTGCCGCCGACGGCAGCCTGACGGCCGGCGACCGGCTGCTGCTGACCGCCTTCGGCGGCGGCCTGGCGTGGGGCGCGGCAACCCTCACCTGGCCCGAGCTGTGA
- a CDS encoding acyl carrier protein translates to MFEKLKEILVNKLKVTPEQITPEATREDIELDSLAVVELSLVLETELGVSVSDDELLEAETVGDMVALIEQRSARV, encoded by the coding sequence ATGTTCGAGAAGCTGAAGGAAATCCTGGTCAACAAGCTCAAAGTCACGCCCGAGCAGATCACCCCGGAGGCCACCCGGGAGGACATCGAGCTGGACTCGCTCGCCGTCGTCGAGCTGTCGCTCGTCCTGGAGACCGAGCTGGGGGTGTCCGTCTCCGACGACGAGCTGCTGGAGGCGGAGACCGTCGGGGACATGGTGGCGCTCATCGAGCAGCGGAGCGCACGGGTGTGA
- a CDS encoding beta-ketoacyl synthase: MADTAIAVTGLGLVTPAGIGTAASWAGVRAGRPAAALDPALDGNPVRISCRVPDWDPDALLGARRAHRLDRFSQFALVAAREAITDAGLDPATWDGARVGVVLGCADGGPGTVEDQHRVLVELSPDRVSPLLLPMQLPNMLAGQTAMEFGATGPNLVVATACASGTTAIGVARDLLLLDRCDVVLTGGSEAMITPLVMAGFARMGTLSRRTDDPAAASRPFDADRDGFVAGEGAGVLVLERSADARARGARVRAGVAGYGASADAHHVTSPHPDGIGLESAMRAALADAGCLPSDVGHVNAHGTATRLNDLAEARVVHRVLGDPLVTSTKGVTGHLLGAAGAVEAAFTVLSLEEQVVPPTANLDVPDPACEVKVAATATGTRFDLALSSSMGFGGQNAVLAFAAA, translated from the coding sequence ATGGCCGACACCGCCATCGCCGTCACCGGTCTCGGCCTGGTCACCCCGGCCGGGATCGGCACTGCCGCGAGCTGGGCGGGCGTGCGCGCCGGACGCCCGGCCGCGGCGCTCGACCCCGCCCTCGACGGCAACCCGGTACGCATCTCGTGCCGGGTGCCGGACTGGGACCCGGACGCCCTGCTCGGCGCCCGCCGGGCCCACCGGCTCGACCGTTTCAGCCAGTTCGCGCTGGTCGCGGCGCGCGAGGCGATCACCGACGCCGGCCTGGACCCGGCCACCTGGGACGGCGCCCGGGTCGGCGTGGTGCTCGGCTGCGCCGACGGCGGACCAGGCACCGTGGAGGACCAGCACCGGGTGCTGGTGGAGCTCTCACCGGACCGGGTCTCCCCGCTGCTGCTGCCGATGCAGCTGCCGAACATGCTGGCCGGCCAGACGGCCATGGAGTTCGGTGCCACCGGCCCCAACCTGGTGGTGGCCACGGCCTGCGCGTCCGGGACCACGGCCATCGGTGTTGCCCGCGATCTGCTGCTCCTCGACCGGTGCGACGTGGTGCTCACCGGCGGCAGCGAGGCCATGATCACGCCTTTGGTGATGGCCGGCTTCGCCCGCATGGGCACGCTGTCGCGGCGCACCGACGACCCGGCCGCCGCCTCCCGCCCGTTCGACGCGGACCGCGACGGCTTCGTGGCCGGGGAGGGCGCCGGGGTGCTGGTCCTGGAGCGGTCTGCCGACGCCCGCGCCCGCGGCGCCCGGGTCCGCGCCGGGGTGGCGGGATACGGCGCCTCCGCCGACGCCCACCACGTCACCTCTCCGCATCCGGACGGGATCGGACTGGAGTCGGCGATGCGCGCCGCGCTCGCCGACGCCGGCTGCCTGCCTTCCGACGTCGGGCACGTCAACGCGCACGGCACCGCCACCCGGCTCAACGACCTCGCCGAGGCCCGGGTGGTGCACCGCGTGCTCGGCGACCCGCTGGTGACCTCCACCAAGGGCGTCACCGGCCATCTGCTCGGCGCGGCCGGGGCGGTCGAGGCCGCGTTCACCGTGCTCAGTCTGGAGGAGCAGGTGGTGCCGCCGACCGCCAACCTCGATGTCCCCGATCCCGCCTGCGAGGTCAAGGTGGCCGCCACGGCCACCGGGACCCGCTTCGACCTCGCGCTGAGCAGCTCGATGGGATTCGGCGGGCAGAACGCCGTGCTGGCCTTCGCGGCCGCCTGA
- a CDS encoding IS110 family transposase, with product MLLIGDDWAEGHHDVEVQDESGRKLAVANLPEGVAGIASLHELLARHGGEALDPGEVVVGIGTDRGSWVQALISSGYQVYAINPRQVARFKERYASSGAKSDKGDAHALADMVRIDRDRLRPVAGDSDAAQAVKVVARAHQTLIRERTRTFQRLRSTLREYFPAALAAYADLTLTSTDALELLIKAPTPATGAKLTRTQITVVLARHRRRNRDAKAATIQTALREQQLALAEQVTAAYAATATAHARLIIALNEQITELEEQVKAHFLKHPDAEIYLSMPGIAEITGARVVAEFGDDPDRYASAKARKNYAGTSPVTRASGKSHTVQARYVRNNRLADALQTQAFCALRASPGARRYYDKQRARELGYNPALRQLGNRLVGILHGCLKTRTTYDEATAWSHHAHPQPA from the coding sequence TTGCTGCTGATCGGTGATGACTGGGCCGAAGGCCACCATGACGTTGAGGTCCAAGACGAGAGCGGCCGGAAGCTGGCCGTCGCGAATCTGCCAGAAGGTGTTGCGGGCATCGCCAGTCTCCACGAACTCCTTGCCCGCCACGGCGGCGAGGCCCTGGACCCTGGCGAGGTGGTTGTCGGCATCGGGACCGACCGGGGCTCGTGGGTTCAGGCTCTGATCTCCTCTGGCTACCAGGTCTATGCGATCAACCCCCGGCAAGTCGCCCGGTTCAAGGAGCGGTACGCCTCCTCGGGCGCCAAGAGCGACAAGGGCGACGCACACGCGCTGGCCGATATGGTCCGCATCGACCGCGACCGCCTGCGACCGGTGGCCGGGGACAGCGATGCCGCCCAGGCCGTGAAGGTCGTCGCCCGTGCTCACCAGACCCTGATCCGGGAACGCACCCGCACCTTCCAGCGGCTGCGCAGCACGCTGCGCGAGTACTTCCCCGCCGCCCTAGCCGCCTACGCGGACCTCACCCTGACCAGCACCGACGCTCTGGAACTTCTGATCAAAGCCCCCACCCCGGCCACCGGGGCGAAACTGACCCGCACCCAGATCACCGTCGTGCTGGCCCGCCACCGCCGACGCAACCGCGACGCGAAAGCGGCCACCATCCAGACCGCACTACGCGAGCAGCAGCTCGCGCTGGCCGAGCAGGTCACTGCCGCCTACGCGGCAACCGCCACCGCGCACGCCCGGCTGATCATTGCGCTCAACGAGCAGATCACCGAGCTGGAAGAACAGGTGAAGGCCCATTTTCTGAAGCACCCGGACGCTGAGATCTACCTCTCGATGCCCGGTATCGCGGAGATCACCGGTGCCCGGGTGGTCGCCGAATTCGGAGACGACCCCGACCGATACGCCTCTGCGAAAGCCCGCAAAAACTACGCCGGCACCAGCCCCGTCACCCGGGCCTCCGGCAAGAGTCACACCGTCCAGGCCCGCTACGTCCGCAACAACCGCCTGGCCGACGCACTCCAGACCCAAGCCTTCTGCGCACTACGAGCCTCGCCCGGAGCCCGCCGCTACTACGACAAACAACGAGCACGCGAACTCGGCTACAACCCCGCCCTCCGCCAGCTCGGCAACCGACTCGTCGGCATCCTCCACGGCTGCCTCAAAACCCGAACCACCTACGACGAAGCAACCGCGTGGTCACACCACGCCCACCCTCAGCCCGCTTGA
- a CDS encoding APC family permease yields the protein MTAGSPSSSASTRPLTTSHIVFLIVAAAAPLSAMVGTVPLAFAIGTAEGVPAAFLFAGVTLVCFSVGYTISARRTGGSGGFYASIADGLGRPAAVGSGWTAVVSYNCATIGLVGALGYFTSLVLSDHGVHLAWEWCCAIGLALVAVLGYRDIAISARVLAVLMISEIGILAALDVAVLARHGVHALPGSSFSWHAATGPGLGVSLMFAFVSFIGFESAALYGKEARNPRRSVPRATCVAAVLISGFYALTSWAAVGAIGPGQVRETAGKQLGDLFFNLGDDYLGAAGSSVLQIMLCSSLFAATLALHSAANRYAQVMADDGLLPAFLGRVHPRFGSPHLAGVAQVAMCAVAAVAFAAGGLDPYANMTTSMLGLGTVGIVALQALSALSAVALRRKGTRLGWWRGTVVPLLGLAGLTATLWLVVGNFDVLTGATGGVVTRLPWVIVLVAVLGVLWALRLRAVAPERYRALATAYVAPDADRTDIAAPAHAPATVSEPT from the coding sequence ATGACCGCCGGAAGCCCATCCTCGTCCGCCTCCACCAGACCCCTGACCACCAGCCATATCGTCTTCCTGATCGTCGCTGCGGCGGCACCGCTGTCCGCGATGGTCGGCACCGTCCCGCTGGCGTTCGCGATCGGCACCGCCGAAGGCGTCCCCGCCGCGTTCCTGTTCGCCGGCGTCACCCTGGTGTGCTTCTCCGTCGGGTACACGATCAGTGCCCGCCGCACCGGCGGCTCCGGCGGCTTCTACGCCTCCATCGCCGACGGCCTCGGCCGGCCCGCGGCGGTCGGCAGCGGCTGGACGGCGGTGGTCTCCTACAACTGCGCGACCATCGGCCTGGTCGGCGCGTTGGGCTACTTCACCAGCCTGGTGCTGTCCGACCACGGGGTGCACCTGGCGTGGGAGTGGTGCTGCGCGATAGGTCTGGCGCTCGTCGCCGTCCTGGGGTACCGGGACATCGCCATCAGCGCCAGGGTGCTGGCGGTGCTGATGATCTCCGAGATCGGCATCCTGGCCGCCCTGGACGTGGCGGTACTGGCCCGGCACGGTGTGCACGCCCTGCCGGGCAGCTCGTTCTCCTGGCACGCTGCCACCGGCCCCGGCCTCGGCGTCTCGCTGATGTTCGCCTTCGTCTCGTTCATCGGCTTCGAGTCGGCAGCCCTGTACGGCAAGGAGGCGCGGAACCCCCGCCGCAGCGTGCCGCGGGCGACCTGCGTCGCCGCGGTGCTGATCTCCGGCTTCTACGCGCTCACCAGCTGGGCGGCGGTCGGGGCGATCGGCCCGGGCCAGGTGCGGGAGACCGCCGGGAAGCAGCTCGGCGACCTCTTCTTCAACCTGGGCGACGACTACCTCGGCGCCGCCGGAAGCAGCGTACTGCAGATCATGCTCTGCTCCAGCCTGTTCGCCGCGACCCTGGCGCTGCACAGTGCCGCCAACCGGTATGCGCAGGTGATGGCCGACGACGGCCTGCTGCCCGCGTTCCTGGGCAGGGTGCACCCAAGGTTCGGCTCGCCGCACCTGGCCGGTGTCGCGCAGGTGGCGATGTGCGCCGTCGCCGCGGTCGCGTTCGCGGCCGGCGGTCTGGACCCGTACGCGAACATGACGACCAGCATGCTCGGCCTGGGCACCGTCGGGATCGTCGCCCTGCAGGCGCTGTCGGCGCTGTCCGCGGTGGCCCTGCGCCGCAAGGGCACTCGGCTGGGCTGGTGGCGGGGCACGGTGGTGCCGCTGCTGGGCCTCGCCGGCCTGACCGCCACCCTCTGGCTGGTGGTCGGCAACTTCGATGTGCTGACCGGGGCGACCGGTGGCGTCGTCACGCGGCTGCCGTGGGTGATCGTGCTGGTGGCCGTGCTGGGCGTGCTGTGGGCGCTGCGGCTGCGGGCCGTCGCCCCCGAGCGCTACCGGGCGCTGGCCACCGCGTATGTCGCCCCCGACGCGGACCGGACGGACATCGCCGCGCCGGCCCATGCTCCCGCCACTGTCTCCGAACCGACTTGA
- the serS gene encoding serine--tRNA ligase: MHDVRELIENGPEAVRRLARRGYPLDLDALRAAHRRRLTALEAVNGLRAELKKASRCPHRAGGPQAADAADPAGEDPRERNRRLRERVQAAEAEAREAGRESERLLLTVPNLPSDDLPDGFSQKEAVEVRRVGPRRGSGPGLGRHHADLGERLGVLDSAAAGKLSGARFSVSRGPGALLERALCSLLLDLHTQEHGYTEYAVPHLVSRETMTGTGQLPKFEEDLFATSVGGREMFLIPTAEVPLTNLVAREVLDERRLPLAMTARTPCYRAEAGSYGRDTRGILRLHQFEKVELVRVCRDEDAAEQLELMLSHVEVCLKRLELSYRVVLLPAGDIGFSARKTYDVEVWLPGSDSYREISSVSDCGTFQGRRAAIRYRTGGARKTAATLNGSGLPIGRTVAALLEQGQQADGSVVLPEALAAYTGFCRLLPGGGAE; encoded by the coding sequence GTGCACGATGTACGCGAGCTGATCGAGAACGGTCCGGAGGCGGTGCGCCGGCTGGCCCGCCGCGGTTACCCGCTCGACCTCGACGCGCTGCGGGCGGCACACCGGCGACGCCTGACCGCGCTGGAGGCGGTGAACGGACTGCGAGCCGAGCTGAAAAAGGCGTCTCGCTGCCCGCACCGGGCCGGCGGGCCACAAGCCGCGGACGCGGCGGACCCGGCGGGCGAGGATCCGCGTGAGCGCAACCGGCGCCTGCGCGAGCGGGTGCAGGCCGCCGAGGCCGAGGCTCGGGAGGCCGGCCGGGAGTCGGAGCGGCTGCTGCTGACGGTGCCGAACCTGCCGTCGGACGACCTGCCCGACGGCTTCAGCCAGAAGGAGGCCGTGGAGGTGCGGCGGGTCGGCCCGCGACGCGGCTCGGGCCCCGGCCTCGGGCGGCACCACGCCGACCTCGGCGAGCGGCTGGGTGTACTGGACTCAGCGGCGGCGGGGAAGCTGTCCGGGGCGCGGTTCAGCGTCAGCCGCGGTCCCGGCGCCCTGCTGGAACGGGCCCTGTGCTCCCTGCTGCTCGACCTGCACACCCAGGAGCACGGATACACCGAGTACGCGGTGCCCCACCTGGTCAGCCGGGAGACCATGACCGGCACGGGGCAGCTGCCGAAGTTCGAGGAGGATCTGTTCGCCACATCGGTGGGCGGCCGGGAGATGTTTCTGATCCCCACCGCCGAAGTGCCGTTGACCAACCTGGTGGCGCGGGAGGTGCTCGACGAGCGTCGGCTGCCGCTGGCCATGACCGCCCGCACCCCGTGCTACCGGGCCGAGGCGGGGTCCTACGGCCGTGACACCCGTGGCATCCTGCGGCTGCACCAGTTCGAGAAGGTGGAGCTGGTCCGGGTCTGCCGGGACGAGGACGCGGCGGAGCAGCTGGAGCTGATGCTCAGTCATGTCGAAGTGTGCCTGAAACGACTGGAGTTGTCCTACCGGGTGGTGTTGCTGCCGGCCGGCGACATCGGGTTCTCCGCGCGGAAGACGTACGACGTCGAGGTGTGGCTGCCCGGCAGCGACAGCTACCGCGAGATCTCCTCGGTGTCGGACTGCGGCACCTTCCAGGGCCGCCGGGCCGCCATCCGCTACCGGACGGGCGGTGCCCGGAAGACCGCGGCGACGCTCAACGGTTCCGGCCTGCCGATCGGGCGGACCGTCGCCGCGCTGCTGGAGCAGGGGCAGCAGGCGGACGGCTCGGTGGTGCTGCCGGAGGCCCTGGCCGCGTACACCGGCTTCTGCCGGCTGCTGCCCGGGGGCGGCGCCGAGTAG
- a CDS encoding AfsR/SARP family transcriptional regulator, producing MGTLAVGIGGAFHAVPGLRQRCLLASLLIQAPAVVHVSTLYSELWGEEPPATVENALQAHVSRLRRTLVQLAGDPAADVLRARGSGYSLDVAPEDIDLNQFRGYIRQSHQAMETEELPAALELLDRALGLWRGAPLGDAAAGPLCQSAATEWEEEHLSAREDAFWLRIRAGEPMRVVGELKRMSIAHPWRERITELLMVALYQSGRQAEAIGVYNAARLRLVDELGMEPSPKLRQLFQQMLNQDPGLHGSTALLRQSA from the coding sequence TTGGGCACGCTGGCAGTCGGCATCGGTGGCGCGTTCCACGCCGTTCCGGGGCTCCGGCAGCGTTGTCTGCTGGCGAGCCTGCTCATCCAGGCTCCCGCGGTGGTGCACGTCTCGACGTTGTACAGCGAGCTGTGGGGCGAGGAACCCCCAGCCACCGTCGAGAACGCGCTCCAGGCACATGTGTCGCGACTGCGACGCACACTGGTTCAGCTGGCGGGCGACCCGGCGGCGGACGTGCTGCGCGCCCGGGGCTCCGGATACAGCCTGGACGTGGCACCGGAGGACATCGACCTCAACCAGTTCCGCGGATACATACGCCAATCCCACCAGGCGATGGAGACCGAGGAGCTGCCCGCCGCCCTGGAGCTGCTGGACCGGGCGCTCGGGTTGTGGCGAGGGGCTCCGCTGGGTGACGCCGCCGCCGGACCGCTGTGCCAGAGCGCGGCCACGGAGTGGGAGGAGGAGCACCTGTCAGCGCGGGAGGACGCCTTCTGGCTGCGCATCCGCGCAGGAGAGCCGATGAGGGTGGTCGGAGAGCTGAAGCGGATGAGCATCGCCCACCCGTGGCGAGAGCGGATCACCGAGCTGCTCATGGTGGCGCTCTACCAGAGCGGGCGCCAGGCCGAGGCGATCGGTGTCTACAACGCGGCCCGGCTGCGGCTGGTCGACGAGCTGGGCATGGAGCCGTCGCCGAAACTGCGCCAGCTCTTCCAGCAGATGCTCAACCAGGACCCGGGCCTGCACGGCTCCACTGCTCTGCTGCGCCAGAGCGCCTGA
- a CDS encoding GNAT family N-acetyltransferase, with the protein MRSRTSPISQPITIRRAVARDAKRLTRLVRGSGAYEGKYAAAVAGYRVGPDYIEAHRAFVAVGADEHGGRVLGFYSLVLAPPELDLLFVVDEAQGRGIGRLLVAHMQSEARAAGLDRVKVVSHLPAEDFYHRVGAVRIGTAFANPPAVPWDRPEFEFRIPSE; encoded by the coding sequence ATGAGGTCGCGCACTTCCCCGATCAGTCAGCCGATCACGATACGGAGGGCCGTCGCGCGGGATGCCAAACGGCTCACGCGGCTCGTGCGTGGCTCAGGCGCCTACGAGGGTAAGTACGCAGCCGCAGTCGCGGGCTACCGGGTCGGTCCTGATTACATCGAGGCCCACCGCGCCTTCGTGGCCGTCGGCGCCGACGAGCATGGAGGCCGGGTCCTCGGGTTCTACTCGCTCGTCCTGGCTCCACCGGAGCTCGACCTGCTGTTCGTCGTCGACGAAGCGCAAGGACGGGGTATTGGACGACTGCTCGTCGCGCACATGCAGTCCGAGGCCCGTGCCGCCGGGCTCGACCGTGTCAAGGTCGTGTCGCATCTTCCCGCCGAGGACTTCTACCACCGCGTCGGTGCAGTGCGGATCGGGACCGCGTTCGCGAACCCGCCCGCCGTGCCGTGGGACCGTCCCGAATTCGAGTTTCGCATTCCTTCGGAATGA
- a CDS encoding PP2C family protein-serine/threonine phosphatase, protein MVDRSEGFGERLLGVLLDRAHEMPPQLIAPLIAEEVARVGGRDVSILLQDYGQRVLVPLPGRRLFVGEPEPIGDSHAGTAFLYATPVEVPQADGVRMYLPLLDGSDQVGVMALTLDTVDDDDRRLLRRLAGLAADMLVTKHSYTDQFFQTRRREPMSVAAEIQWSLLPPVAMSTPQVAVAGILEPAYSVAGDSFDYALNDDILHVATIDAMGHGLDAATMATVAIGAYRHARRADIGLSEIYAFMDRAIAEQFGPEHFVTAQMMRLNVATGHLQRVNAGHPAPLLIRNHQVVRQLESATTLPVGFGGDEPQLSEQTLQVGDRVLCFTDGLIEEHEAGGKQFGVEQLIAWVNRIEHAEKGVRAVVRSLSHALMEERGGITSDDATLFLIEWRGSAADHLATLE, encoded by the coding sequence ATGGTGGACCGGTCGGAAGGGTTCGGTGAGCGGCTGCTGGGGGTGCTGCTGGATCGGGCGCACGAGATGCCGCCGCAGCTGATCGCCCCGCTGATCGCGGAAGAGGTGGCCAGGGTCGGTGGCCGCGACGTCTCGATCCTCCTGCAGGACTACGGCCAGCGGGTGCTGGTGCCGCTGCCGGGTAGGCGGCTGTTCGTCGGGGAGCCCGAGCCGATCGGTGACTCCCACGCCGGCACGGCCTTCCTGTATGCGACCCCTGTGGAGGTACCGCAGGCCGACGGCGTCCGGATGTACCTGCCGTTGCTGGACGGCAGCGACCAGGTGGGAGTGATGGCCCTCACCCTGGACACCGTCGATGACGACGACCGGCGGCTGCTGCGCAGACTCGCCGGCCTGGCCGCCGACATGCTGGTCACCAAACACAGCTACACCGACCAGTTCTTCCAGACCCGGCGCCGCGAACCGATGAGCGTGGCCGCGGAGATCCAGTGGTCCCTGCTGCCGCCAGTGGCCATGTCCACCCCGCAGGTCGCGGTGGCCGGAATCCTCGAACCCGCCTACAGCGTCGCCGGAGACAGCTTCGACTACGCCCTCAACGACGACATCCTGCACGTGGCCACGATCGACGCGATGGGCCACGGTCTGGACGCCGCCACCATGGCAACCGTCGCCATCGGCGCCTACCGCCACGCCAGACGCGCCGACATCGGGCTGTCCGAGATCTACGCGTTCATGGACCGGGCCATCGCCGAGCAGTTCGGGCCCGAGCACTTCGTCACCGCGCAGATGATGCGCCTGAACGTCGCAACCGGCCACCTGCAACGGGTCAACGCCGGCCACCCGGCACCGCTGCTGATCCGCAACCACCAGGTCGTCCGGCAACTGGAGAGTGCGACCACCTTGCCGGTCGGCTTCGGCGGTGACGAGCCCCAGCTCAGCGAGCAGACACTCCAGGTCGGCGACCGGGTGCTGTGCTTCACCGACGGCCTGATCGAGGAGCACGAAGCCGGCGGGAAGCAGTTCGGCGTGGAACAACTCATCGCCTGGGTCAACCGCATCGAGCACGCCGAGAAGGGAGTGCGGGCGGTGGTGCGCTCTCTCTCCCACGCCCTGATGGAGGAACGGGGCGGGATCACCAGCGACGACGCGACCCTCTTCCTGATCGAGTGGCGTGGGAGCGCCGCCGACCACCTTGCCACCCTGGAATGA
- a CDS encoding DUF5994 family protein, with the protein MTATILYTSAVEERTFSLPLRLALASTDTPGALLDGAWWPRSRDLAAELPALTAVLDPLWGRITHVTVNPTLWPVIPRKVPVDGHVVSVGWFKAEQDPHKLLLLSYTVGRWDLLVIPPQTDPAIAAWLMTAATGPLRSHTASDLLERAEFQRMVTEADQAREAVWDSEGGHGARVTAPARSA; encoded by the coding sequence ATGACCGCGACCATTCTGTATACGTCGGCGGTCGAGGAGCGGACCTTTTCGCTGCCGCTGCGTCTCGCGCTCGCCTCAACGGACACCCCTGGTGCTCTTCTGGACGGTGCGTGGTGGCCCCGCTCCCGCGACCTGGCGGCGGAACTTCCTGCGTTGACAGCGGTGCTGGATCCCCTTTGGGGGCGCATCACCCATGTCACGGTGAACCCGACCCTTTGGCCGGTCATCCCACGGAAGGTGCCCGTTGACGGGCACGTGGTGAGCGTCGGCTGGTTCAAGGCCGAGCAAGACCCCCACAAGCTGTTGCTGCTCTCCTACACCGTCGGCCGCTGGGACCTGCTGGTGATTCCGCCGCAGACGGATCCGGCCATCGCCGCCTGGCTGATGACCGCGGCTACCGGTCCGCTGCGCAGCCACACAGCGAGTGATCTGCTGGAGAGGGCCGAATTCCAACGGATGGTGACAGAAGCCGACCAGGCCCGAGAAGCGGTCTGGGACTCCGAGGGCGGCCATGGCGCCCGTGTGACCGCGCCAGCACGCTCAGCGTGA
- a CDS encoding transposase family protein — protein sequence MSVLDAERSRRSNGLGQRYDVAARPRRGVRRTCRAARGRQTPGPSVTADESARACPACGVFASRVKGSAVTRPRDLPYGDSGLEFLWHKRRWFCREPRCPRRSFTEQIAQIPAGAYVMHLQRTTMINPGAASCTSTTHTRSQQGEIVGRALRERTT from the coding sequence ATTTCTGTTCTCGACGCAGAACGATCACGCAGGAGCAACGGGCTTGGTCAACGATACGACGTTGCTGCTCGACCTCGACGGGGTGTCCGTCGCACGTGTCGAGCGGCCCGAGGGCGGCAGACGCCGGGTCCATCGGTCACGGCGGACGAGTCGGCGCGGGCTTGTCCGGCCTGCGGGGTATTCGCCTCCCGGGTGAAGGGCTCGGCGGTGACCCGGCCCCGCGATCTTCCCTACGGGGACAGCGGCCTGGAGTTCTTGTGGCACAAGCGCCGCTGGTTCTGCCGGGAGCCGCGGTGTCCCCGGCGGTCGTTCACCGAGCAGATCGCCCAGATACCGGCCGGCGCGTACGTGATGCATCTCCAGCGCACGACCATGATCAATCCCGGCGCTGCTTCCTGTACCTCAACTACGCACACCCGGAGCCAGCAGGGGGAGATCGTCGGGCGGGCTCTGCGGGAGCGAACCACCTGA
- a CDS encoding DUF5994 family protein — protein sequence MLPNRSTAFVWGCSPNLFPRPTAPAAVRLTLEPTLARAGMFDGAWWPHSRDVRAELPGLITALSAHLGAILRVGLDQDAWDDIPRSLTIGGRVVHIGWFTASDDTMSVTRGLSDHFMLLVVPPWATAPAAAAAMAMAARTGNRMPAATILAATGTTPEIPDAVPLLAVDAEGQRIQEAEGCAAGPV from the coding sequence ATGTTGCCGAACCGCAGCACTGCATTCGTATGGGGGTGCTCCCCCAACCTCTTCCCGCGGCCGACGGCGCCCGCGGCAGTTCGGCTGACCCTGGAGCCTACGCTGGCCCGCGCGGGGATGTTCGATGGCGCGTGGTGGCCGCATTCCCGCGATGTCCGCGCCGAGCTGCCCGGCCTCATCACCGCACTGAGCGCGCACCTCGGCGCGATCCTGCGCGTCGGGCTGGACCAGGACGCCTGGGACGACATCCCACGCAGCCTCACGATCGGCGGCCGCGTCGTTCACATCGGCTGGTTCACCGCCAGCGATGACACGATGAGCGTGACCCGCGGGCTTAGCGACCACTTCATGCTTCTTGTGGTTCCGCCGTGGGCCACCGCGCCGGCCGCGGCGGCGGCCATGGCGATGGCCGCGCGGACCGGCAACCGCATGCCGGCTGCGACGATCCTCGCCGCTACCGGCACCACCCCCGAAATCCCCGACGCGGTGCCCCTGCTGGCGGTCGACGCGGAGGGCCAGCGGATCCAGGAGGCCGAGGGCTGCGCCGCAGGCCCTGTTTAG